In one Musa acuminata AAA Group cultivar baxijiao chromosome BXJ2-5, Cavendish_Baxijiao_AAA, whole genome shotgun sequence genomic region, the following are encoded:
- the LOC135584731 gene encoding septin and tuftelin-interacting protein 1 homolog 1-like, with amino-acid sequence MGDEYEGLERFGMENDYEGGEWIGGEFYYRRKKERPVQTRDDVIYGAFAAGSSDSDSDGGGGRRSRKRRKGDLVSKPDLSKPVRFVSTGTVMPNQEIDRDLKEEGNRAAEAPDLSQGLGYGLGFRADKKEPEGDEDEDEDSFLPTAFGRKIKEGAQRREKEKEWEREKSKTAKKPLGKRDVSGADEIGKFQSYTKGIGFKLMKMMGYKEGSGLGKNEQGIVAPIEAKLRPKNMGMGFNDYKEAKLPALDEPLQEKAASSVLPGRSKEKRWLKQKQGKKKVEILTADELLAKKQEQGIEVVQKVLDMRGPQVKVLMSLENLNAEDEMKENEVPMPELQYNVRLIVDSTEVDIQKLDRDLRREREKVVSLQMEKEKILKEEMRQRQQLQVMEMIAGVLERVKDDNLSGVLTLDSLLATFRDIKERFREDYKLCNISCVACAFAYPLLLRVFQGWEPLQNPLHGMSLISSWRDLLQGDQPHDFSESLSTASPYAQLVSEVILPAVRISGTNTWQARDPEPMLRFLEAWERLLPPVVLQSVLENVVMPKLTAAVETWDPRRETVPIHVWVHPWLPLLGQRLETLYQTIHYKLGSVLHVWHASDASAYAVLSPWKDVFDAASWEDLMVRYIVPKLRIALQEFQVNPANQNLDQFNWVMMWASVIPIHHMVHMLEVDFFSKWQQVLYHWLCSNPNYNEVMQWYMGWKGLFPAELLANERIRMLLSAGLDMMNQAVEGMEVVQPGARENVSYLRATEKRQFEAQQQTAAYSSVHVNGMSSVHEMSFKESIEAYAMEQGLLFLPKVGRSYNGLPVYGFGNVSICIDSVKQLLYAQVQEGTERWSAVSLTQLLEMHQNAARR; translated from the coding sequence ATGGGCGACGAGTACGAGGGGCTGGAACGGTTCGGAATGGAGAATGACTACGAGGGCGGTGAGTGGATCGGCGGCGAGTTCTACTATCGCCGGAAGAAGGAGCGCCCCGTCCAGACCCGAGACGACGTCATCTACGGTGCCTTCGCCGCTGGATCCAGCGACTCCGACTCCGACGGTGGCGGAGGCCGCCGTTCCCGGAAGCGCCGCAAGGGGGACCTCGTCTCCAAGCCCGACCTCTCCAAGCCCGTACGCTTCGTCTCTACCGGTACCGTCATGCCCAACCAGGAAATCGATCGGGATCTCAAGGAGGAGGGTAACCGTGCCGCCGAGGCTCCTGATCTTAGCCAGGGGCTGGGATATGGCTTAGGGTTCCGGGCCGACAAAAAGGAGCCCGAGGGCGATGAGGATGAGGACGAGGATAGCTTCCTCCCGACGGCCTTTGGGAGGAAAATCAAGGAAGGGGCGCAGCgacgggagaaggagaaggagtggGAGAGAGAGAAATCGAAGACGGCCAAGAAACCCCTCGGGAAAAGGGACGTTTCAGGTGCGGACGAGATTGGGAAGTTCCAGTCTTACACGAAGGGCATAGGATTTAAGCTCATGAAGATGATGGGGTACAAGGAAGGATCTGGATTGGGGAAGAATGAGCAAGGTATTGTTGCCCCAATTGAGGCGAAGCTCCGTCCAAAGAACATGGGAATGGGGTTCAATGACTACAAAGAAGCCAAATTGCCAGCCCTGGATGAACCACTGCAGGAGAAGGCGGCCTCCTCAGTACTGCCCGGACGTTCAAAGGAAAAGAGGTGGTTGAAGCAGAAACAAGGGAAGAAGAAAGTTGAAATTTTGACAGCAGATGAGCTGCTTGCCAAGAAGCAGGAACAAGGTATCGAGGTTGTCCAGAAGGTTCTTGATATGAGGGGACCACAAGTTAAGGTTTTGATGAGTCTGGAGAATTTGAATGCCGAGGACGAGATGAAAGAGAATGAGGTGCCCATGCCTGAGCTCCAGTATAATGTGAGGCTAATTGTGGACTCTACCGAGGTTGACATACAAAAGCTTGATCGGGATTtgaggagggagagggagaaggtggTTAGCTTGCAGATGgagaaagagaagattttgaaggaAGAGATGAGACAGAGGCAGCAGCTACAAGTGATGGAGATGATTGCTGGAGTATTAGAAAGGGTGAAAGACGATAACTTGTCAGGGGTGCTGACACTTGATTCACTGTTGGCTACATTCAGAGACATTAAAGAGAGGTTCAGGGAGGACTACAAGCTCTGCAACATCTCTTGTGTTGCCTGTGCATTTGCATACCCCTTACTGCTCCGTGTCTTTCAAGGATGGGAGCCATTGCAGAATCCCTTGCATGGCATGAGTCTTATATCATCTTGGAGGGACTTGTTGCAAGGGGATCAACCTCATGATTTCTCCGAAAGTCTTTCGACTGCTTCTCCTTATGCTCAGCTGGTCAGCGAGGTTATTCTCCCTGCAGTGAGGATATCGGGGACTAACACATGGCAGGCTAGGGATCCAGAGCCAATGCTTCGATTTTTGGAAGCATGGGAAAGGTTACTGCCTCCGGTGGTTCTGCAGTCAGTTTTGGAGAATGTGGTTATGCCAAAGCTAACGGCTGCTGTTGAGACATGGGATCCACGTCGAGAGACTGTTCCGATTCATGTTTGGGTTCACCCATGGCTCCCCTTGCTAGGACAGAGATTGGAGACCTTATACCAAACAATTCACTACAAGCTAGGTAGTGTTCTTCACGTTTGGCATGCAAGTGATGCATCAGCTTATGCTGTACTTTCTCCATGGAAGGATGTTTTTGATGCAGCTAGTTGGGAGGATCTGATGGTGCGGTATATTGTTCCAAAGTTAAGGATTGCTCTGCAGGAATTTCAAGTGAACCCAGCTAATCAGAATTTAGATCAGTTTAATTGGGTGATGATGTGGGCATCTGTGATCCCAATTCACCATATGGTTCACATGTTGGAGGTTGATTTCTTCAGCAAGTggcagcaagtgttatatcattggCTGTGCTCAAATCCTAACTACAATGAAGTGATGCAGTGGTATATGGGTTGGAAGGGCCTCTTCCCAGCAGAACTACTAGCCAATGAGCGGATTCGAATGCTCCTAAGTGCAGGTTTGGATATGATGAACCAGGCTGTAGAAGGCATGGAAGTGGTGCAACCTGGTGCTAGAGAGAATGTCAGCTATCTAAGAGCTACAGAAAAGCGACAGTTTGAAGCACAGCAGCAGACAGCGGCTTATTCATCAGTCCATGTAAATGGTATGTCCAGTGTGCATGAAATGAGCTTTAAGGAATCTATTGAGGCTTATGCAATGGAGCAAGGCCTCCTCTTCTTACCCAAAGTTGGTAGATCTTATAATGGTCTCCCTGTATATGGCTTTGGCAATGTAAGCATTTGTATAGACTCAGTGAAGCAACTGCTTTATGCACAAGTCCAGGAGGGAACTGAGAGATGGAGTGCTGTATCGCTCACACAGTTGCTGGAGATGCATCAGAATGCCGCTCGTCGTTGA